The window cttgatagagttcACATAAGTCCTTGGGGGTTCTacaattcttggcccaatggttgtCCATCCCACATCTGTGACAAACGGACTTAGTCGGgtaagacggtttggatatgccGCCTCGACCTCGGCCACAGCCATAGTTGGagccacgaccacggttattgtggtttcctttccggccggTCGAGTAGTTGTCTCGGCCGTTTGAGTAGTTGTCATGGCCACGCCTCTTGTATCCACCTCGGCCTTTGCCGTGTGATTTCCTATTATCTTGGGCGTAGTTGCACtctttgggatctttcttttcaaccTCATGGGCTTCGGGCAATGCTGCTGTTCCAACATGTCTAGattcactgttcttcatcaggagctcattgtttgcctcggccagaagtaggcacgagatcagatcagtgtatgtggcGAAGCCTTTCACTATGTACTGCTGTTGCAGTATCATGTTCGATTGATGGAACGTAGTGTAGGTCTTTTCAAGTAACTCTTCCTCGGTTACTTCTTCACCACAAAGCCTTAGTATCGAGACTGTCTTGAACAAGGATGAATTGTACTCATCCACTGACTTAAAATCTAAGAATCTGAGATTCTTCCAGTCATCTCTAGCCTTTGTGGagtaaca of the Brassica napus cultivar Da-Ae unplaced genomic scaffold, Da-Ae ScsIHWf_1200;HRSCAF=1717, whole genome shotgun sequence genome contains:
- the LOC106354775 gene encoding uncharacterized protein LOC106354775, which translates into the protein MKNSESRHVGTAALPEAHEVEKKDPKECNYAQDNRKSHGKGRGGYKRRGHDNYSNGRDNYSTGRKGNHNNRGRGSNYGCGRGRGGISKPSYPTKSVCHRCGMDNHWAKNCRTPKDLCELYQESLKNKNPEAHMVHDSGYDADDDSDFSNDDLMDFETSDCLKD